One region of Quercus lobata isolate SW786 chromosome 2, ValleyOak3.0 Primary Assembly, whole genome shotgun sequence genomic DNA includes:
- the LOC115974424 gene encoding purple acid phosphatase 2-like has translation MVMVMGVVSWDYSVLVPLFLVFFILSDLELCNGGITSSYVRNDDLSLDMPIDSDVFRVPPGYNAPQQVHITQGDHEGKGVIISWITPDEPGSSTVLYWAENSQLKSQANGFFLTYKFFNYTSGYIHHCTINNLEFDTKYYYEVGIGNTTRKFWFRTPPRVGPDVPYTFGLIGDLGQTHDSNRTLTHYELNPTKGQTVLFVGDLSYADDYPLHDNNRWDTWGRFIERNAAYQPWIWTAGNHEIDFVPKLGEPKPFKPYTNRYHVPYKASESTSPFWYSIKRASAYIIVMSSYSAFGKYTPQYKWLVKELPKVNRTETPWLIVFMHCPLYSSYVHHYMEGETMRVIYEEWFVQYKVDVVFAGHVHAYERSERISNIAYNIVNGLCTPISDQSAPVYITIGDGGNLEGLVTEMTEPQPSYSAYREASFGHGILDIKNRTHMYFGWHRNQDGYAVEADSVWLLNRYWNPSERSSVAALR, from the exons atggtgatggtgatgggaGTAGTGAGTTGGGACTATAGTGTTCTTGTTCctctctttcttgtgttttttattttgagtgatTTAGAGCTTTGTAATGGTGGAATAACTAGTAGTTATGTGAGAAATGATGACTTATCTCTGGATATGCCAATAGATAGTGATGTGTTCAGAGTTCCTCCTGGTTACAATGCTCCCCAACAG GTCCATATAACACAAGGGGATCATGAGGGTAAGGGTGTGATTATCTCTTGGATTACCCCAGATGAACCTGGTTCGAGTACAGTGCTTTACTGGGCTGAAAATAGCCAGCTCAAAAGCCAGGCCAATGGGTTTTTTCTTACATACAAGTTCTTTAATTACACTTCTGGTTACATTCATCACTGCACCATTAACAATCTGGAG TTTGACACCAAGTATTACTATGAGGTCGGGATTGGGAATACGACGAGGAAGTTTTGGTTTAGAACTCCTCCTAGAGTTGGCCCTGATGTTCCTTATACTTTTGGCCTGATAG GGGATCTTGGTCAAACTCATGATTCAAATAGGACACTTACCCATTATGAATTAAACCCAACAAAAGGGCAAACAGTATTGTTTGTTGGAGACCTCTCTTATGCAGATGATTATCCATTACATGACAACAACAGGTGGGATACATGGGGAAGGTTCATAGAGAGAAATGCTGCTTATCAACCTTGGATATGGACTGCAGGGAATCATGAGATCGATTTTGTTCCTAAATTG GGTGAACCTAAACCATTTAAACCTTATACAAATCGTTACCATGTACCATATAAAGCATCAGAGAGTACGTCTCCTTTTTGGTACTCCATCAAGAGAGCTTCAGCATATATCATTGTTATGTCTTCCTACTCAGCTTTTg GGAAATACACTCCTCAATACAAATGGCTTGTGAAGGAACTGCCCAAAGTGAACAGGACTGAGACACCATGGCTTATTGTTTTTATGCATTGTCCATTATATAGTAGTTATGTACATCATTACATGGAAGGGGAAACCATGAGAGTGATTTATGAAGAATGGTTTGTGCAGTATAAAGTTGACGTTGTCTTTGCTGGTCATGTTCATGCCTATGAACGATCT GAACGGATATCAAATATCGCATACAACATTGTAAATGGCTTGTGCACTCCCATTAGCGACCAATCTGCCCCAGTTTATATAACCATTGGAGATGGAGGAAATCTAGAAGGATTGGTGACCGA GATGACAGAGCCACAGCCAAGCTACTCAGCTTACCGTGAAGCTAGCTTTGGGCATGGAATTTTAGATATAAAGAACAGAACTCATATGTATTTTGGTTGGCACCGTAATCAAGATGGTTATGCTGTAGAAGCTGACTCTGTATGGTTGCTAAACAGATATTGGAATCCCTCAGAAAGATCATCTGTAGCTGCGTTACGATGA